From a region of the Bradyrhizobium diazoefficiens genome:
- a CDS encoding metallophosphoesterase family protein — protein sequence MISLTRRRLPIPKPQLPEGVRIYAISDIHGCAHLLQPMLRVIDADIACSRPRYAIEVFMGDYIDRGPDTRATLDILVERSRRGNAVFLKGNHEAFLVRVFEDPSLFEDWIAVGGTQTLMSYGLAPPDLKRDEPASILRDLIRAMPPEHLEFLDNLRLSFSCGDFFFVHAGVRPGVPLAEQTERDLLWIREEFLLSEKQFGKYIVHGHTPVRSAEFLANRVNIDTGAYATGNLTLMSIQGSRMLAV from the coding sequence ATGATATCTCTCACCCGACGACGTCTGCCCATTCCCAAACCGCAATTGCCGGAGGGCGTGCGCATCTATGCGATTTCGGATATTCACGGATGTGCGCATCTGCTCCAGCCCATGCTGCGGGTGATCGACGCCGACATTGCCTGCAGCCGGCCGCGCTATGCGATCGAGGTCTTCATGGGCGACTACATCGATCGCGGCCCGGATACGCGCGCCACCCTCGACATCCTTGTCGAACGGAGCCGCCGGGGAAATGCAGTTTTTCTCAAGGGCAACCACGAGGCCTTTCTGGTAAGGGTGTTTGAAGACCCTTCGTTATTCGAGGACTGGATTGCCGTCGGCGGAACGCAGACGTTGATGTCCTACGGGCTCGCGCCACCGGACTTGAAGCGCGACGAGCCGGCCTCGATTTTGCGCGATTTGATTCGCGCGATGCCGCCTGAGCACCTGGAATTTCTCGACAATCTGCGGCTGAGTTTCAGTTGTGGCGATTTCTTTTTCGTGCACGCCGGCGTTCGCCCGGGCGTTCCATTGGCCGAGCAGACGGAGCGCGATCTGCTCTGGATCCGCGAAGAATTCCTGCTGAGCGAGAAGCAGTTCGGCAAATATATCGTCCACGGCCACACGCCGGTCCGCAGCGCCGAATTCCTGGCGAACCGCGTCAACATCGACACCGGTGCCTATGCGACCGGCAACCTTACCCTGATGAGTATCCAGGGCAGCCGCATGCTCGCAGTCTGA
- a CDS encoding undecaprenyl-phosphate glucose phosphotransferase, with protein sequence MAVATYGSENAHALSSTRGGALQRPFQIVVMAADFLLILLSYAGGASLYSAAVASAADGASVGAGLFVGVVFVAVAYLRDVYATHRLLNIEWQLRKAVFIWLTSLTVLAVAAFLLKSTDNLSRGTVIVFAVIGGIGLISLRFVWQAVFGTSFARSRLVDRKVILLSLKPLDFTSSRLKDLRRNGFDVTRHFVLGPDPDNGHWERQIRDVIRQSRSADVDEYLLAIDWNELPMLRKLGPYLRAVPQPIRLLPDDPIADLVARPFLPVSGTVAVEIQRPPLTIFERLQKRCLDVGVALLALVILTPLLLTVALLIKLDSPGTVIFRQSRRGFNGRPFEIWKFRTMTVCENGETIAQATKKDARVTKVGRFLRMTSIDELPQLYNVLRGDMSLVGPRPHALAHDNYYDELISKYVYRHHMKPGLTGWAQVNGFRGETPTIDLMEKRVEYDVWYVSNWSIWLDLKIMARTASAVMFQEAY encoded by the coding sequence ATGGCCGTGGCAACCTATGGTTCTGAAAATGCGCATGCGCTGTCATCGACACGCGGTGGCGCTCTTCAAAGGCCATTTCAGATCGTCGTCATGGCGGCGGACTTTCTGCTGATCTTGTTGAGTTATGCAGGGGGAGCCTCGCTATATAGCGCGGCCGTCGCTTCGGCCGCCGACGGCGCCTCGGTGGGGGCGGGGTTGTTTGTCGGCGTGGTGTTCGTCGCGGTGGCCTATCTCCGGGACGTCTATGCCACGCATCGCCTCCTCAATATCGAATGGCAGCTTCGAAAGGCGGTGTTCATTTGGCTCACCTCGCTGACGGTCCTTGCCGTCGCGGCCTTCCTGTTGAAGTCGACGGACAATCTGTCCCGCGGCACCGTCATCGTCTTCGCTGTGATCGGCGGAATTGGCTTGATCAGCCTTCGCTTCGTATGGCAGGCCGTGTTCGGCACGAGCTTTGCGAGAAGCCGATTGGTCGATCGCAAGGTGATCCTGCTCAGCCTCAAGCCGCTCGATTTCACCTCGAGCCGGCTCAAGGATCTGCGAAGGAACGGCTTCGACGTCACGCGCCATTTCGTGCTCGGGCCCGATCCGGATAACGGTCACTGGGAGCGGCAAATTCGCGATGTCATCCGTCAATCGCGCTCCGCTGACGTGGATGAGTACTTGCTTGCGATCGACTGGAACGAATTGCCGATGCTGCGAAAGCTGGGGCCATACTTGCGTGCCGTTCCCCAGCCCATCCGCCTGCTGCCGGATGACCCGATCGCCGATCTGGTCGCTCGTCCCTTTCTGCCGGTCAGTGGAACCGTAGCGGTTGAAATCCAGCGTCCGCCTCTCACTATTTTCGAGCGGCTGCAAAAGCGCTGTCTCGACGTTGGCGTAGCCCTGCTCGCGCTTGTGATATTGACGCCGCTGCTGCTGACCGTTGCCTTGCTGATCAAGCTGGATTCCCCGGGAACGGTGATATTCCGTCAGTCGCGCCGCGGCTTCAACGGCAGGCCGTTCGAGATTTGGAAATTTCGAACCATGACAGTTTGCGAGAACGGCGAGACGATTGCCCAGGCGACCAAGAAGGATGCTCGAGTCACCAAGGTCGGGCGGTTCCTTCGCATGACGAGCATTGATGAGCTGCCGCAGCTGTACAATGTGCTGCGCGGGGATATGTCCCTGGTTGGGCCGCGTCCGCATGCACTCGCCCATGACAATTATTATGACGAGCTCATCAGCAAATACGTCTATCGCCATCACATGAAGCCGGGTCTGACGGGCTGGGCCCAGGTGAACGGGTTCAGGGGCGAAACGCCGACCATTGATCTGATGGAGAAGCGGGTCGAGTATGACGTCTGGTACGTCAGCAACTGGAGCATCTGGCTGGACCTGAAGATCATGGCCCGCACTGCGTCCGCAGTGATGTTCCAGGAAGCCTACTAG
- a CDS encoding polysaccharide biosynthesis/export family protein, whose amino-acid sequence MLGILLSSAGCSIMPMSGPEDHVIKSQVTKSGPDYELVKLTPTVVDILKEYGPGAIAGSFPDRRPPPGIRFGVGDTVAVSIFEAAAGGLFIPAEAGVRPGNFVALPNQNVDLNGFITVPYAGAVKAAGRTPREIQQDIVKAIGNRAIEPQVVVSLITQNTSLISVLGEVKTPARLTANAAGERVLDLIARAGGLTGPGWESWVTLERAGKRATVPFGALVYQPANNIWVHPGDTIYVYREPQVFLAFGAFTAGGTIGGQAQFPFDMWKINMAQAMAKAGGLIDTQAEPAGVYIYRREPRELAERLGIDCSKYIGPLVPVVYNADFRDPAGFFLANQFQMRDKDVLFAANAATVDTAKFLQFVRLVVGTANDTIVTANNAQILRINSRQ is encoded by the coding sequence TTGCTCGGCATTCTGCTGTCGTCCGCGGGATGCTCGATCATGCCCATGTCCGGGCCGGAAGATCATGTCATCAAGAGCCAAGTCACGAAATCGGGTCCGGACTACGAGCTGGTCAAGCTCACGCCGACTGTCGTCGATATCCTGAAGGAATACGGTCCGGGCGCAATCGCAGGGTCATTTCCTGATCGCCGGCCCCCGCCAGGCATCAGGTTCGGCGTCGGAGATACGGTCGCCGTGTCGATCTTCGAAGCCGCCGCAGGCGGCTTGTTTATCCCGGCGGAAGCCGGCGTGCGGCCGGGTAATTTCGTAGCTTTGCCGAATCAGAACGTCGATTTGAACGGCTTTATCACGGTTCCATATGCCGGCGCCGTCAAGGCCGCGGGACGGACGCCACGCGAGATTCAACAGGACATTGTAAAGGCGATCGGCAATCGCGCTATCGAGCCCCAGGTCGTCGTGTCGCTGATTACGCAGAATACTTCGCTCATCAGCGTGCTTGGCGAGGTAAAAACGCCCGCCCGTTTGACCGCGAATGCGGCCGGGGAGCGGGTACTCGATTTGATTGCGCGCGCCGGCGGCCTGACAGGGCCTGGCTGGGAAAGCTGGGTGACGCTGGAGCGCGCCGGCAAGCGTGCCACGGTTCCGTTTGGTGCCTTGGTTTATCAGCCTGCTAACAACATCTGGGTCCATCCCGGCGACACCATCTATGTCTACCGAGAACCGCAGGTCTTCCTTGCGTTTGGAGCGTTTACGGCCGGGGGAACGATAGGGGGGCAGGCCCAGTTCCCGTTCGATATGTGGAAGATCAACATGGCGCAGGCGATGGCCAAGGCTGGCGGCCTGATCGATACGCAGGCCGAGCCCGCGGGTGTTTATATCTATCGGCGTGAGCCGCGCGAACTGGCGGAGCGGTTGGGCATCGACTGCTCCAAATACATCGGTCCGCTGGTGCCCGTGGTCTATAATGCCGATTTCCGGGATCCGGCCGGCTTCTTCCTCGCAAACCAGTTCCAGATGCGGGACAAGGACGTGCTGTTTGCCGCGAACGCCGCCACGGTCGACACGGCTAAGTTCTTGCAATTCGTCAGGCTGGTGGTTGGCACCGCCAACGACACGATCGTAACCGCGAACAACGCACAAATCCTGCGGATCAACTCGCGCCAGTGA
- a CDS encoding polysaccharide biosynthesis tyrosine autokinase: MLQTRITPREIGPTAPEAPSLEQTISSALALIGRQYPVAIFTLLLCLCLAGVYVFTTPKRYTGTAVLVIDSRKMQGLQTQAPTNGSDNPIDSAMVDSQVEILKSEAIASKVIKDLKLAQSPEFMSDGGGLLSSINAAISGLFSESKPPSEEQLLRAALARFASNLSIKRVGVSYVIEISFQALSQEQAAQIANAVAEGYIVDSLESKYQASRRAAVWLQDRLKELRAQASSAERAVADFKAKNNIVDAGGRLLTEQRLAELNSSLTVARSQRAEAQAKLERITSILNADSEDSKVILNDLATVSETMANPVITKLRQTYLEDAAKQADWSNRYGPTHMAVVNLRNQMREIRRSITDELRRTAEVYKSDLEIAKAREASSQKSLNDTIAVSNDTGQAQIVLRDLESNAQSARALSDNFLQLYMVSVQQQSFPITEARVITQAATTPPNKTSPKTTLILLAALVGGSILAGIIAILFDMMDRVFRTASQVEQLVQTNCLASIPIIGQGLGDASEPAQLRRAAWPFRKRTKPRSLQAPPKPNALALERGEPGSSHPQPHRERLLSAEDSVGRYVINAPFSRFAEGFRSIKLASDLSNYGSASNKVLGITSALPDEGKSTISEALAQTVAQSGSRTILIDGDIRNPRLTARLTPNAQLGLIHVIAGKADWRDVVWTDPQTNLHFLPCAVTSRFSNSSDLLASQQMENLFQHLRQHYDRIILDLSPLAPVVDVRATRGLADSYILVIEWAKSKVDVVERVLAETPIVRERMLGAVLNKVNVAVMSRYDTYGAAYYRNKHYKRYGYVD; this comes from the coding sequence ATGCTTCAGACAAGAATCACACCTCGCGAGATCGGTCCCACAGCACCCGAGGCCCCATCGCTCGAGCAGACGATCTCCTCCGCGCTCGCGCTGATCGGCCGACAATATCCAGTGGCGATTTTCACGCTGCTCCTGTGCCTCTGTCTGGCCGGCGTCTACGTGTTCACGACGCCGAAACGATATACCGGAACGGCCGTTCTGGTGATCGACAGTCGCAAGATGCAGGGTCTCCAGACCCAAGCGCCAACCAACGGCAGCGACAACCCGATCGACTCGGCAATGGTCGATAGTCAGGTCGAAATCCTCAAGTCTGAAGCGATTGCTTCCAAGGTCATCAAGGACTTGAAGCTTGCGCAGTCGCCGGAGTTTATGAGCGATGGCGGCGGACTGCTCAGCAGCATCAACGCAGCGATTTCCGGATTGTTTTCCGAGTCGAAACCGCCCAGCGAGGAGCAACTTCTGCGCGCGGCTCTTGCCCGCTTTGCAAGCAACCTCAGCATCAAACGCGTCGGCGTGAGCTATGTCATCGAGATATCGTTTCAAGCGTTGTCGCAGGAGCAGGCTGCGCAGATCGCCAATGCGGTCGCCGAAGGCTATATTGTCGACTCCCTCGAGTCGAAATATCAGGCGTCCCGGCGAGCCGCCGTCTGGTTGCAGGACCGATTGAAGGAATTGCGGGCGCAGGCGTCCTCCGCCGAGCGGGCCGTCGCCGACTTCAAGGCCAAGAATAACATCGTCGATGCCGGTGGACGACTTCTGACCGAGCAACGGCTCGCGGAACTCAACAGTTCGCTAACTGTTGCCCGCAGCCAGCGGGCCGAGGCCCAGGCCAAACTCGAACGCATCACCTCGATATTGAATGCAGACAGCGAGGACTCCAAGGTCATCCTGAACGATCTCGCCACCGTGAGCGAGACAATGGCCAACCCGGTCATCACCAAGCTGCGCCAGACCTATCTCGAGGACGCGGCGAAGCAGGCCGATTGGTCGAACAGGTATGGGCCGACGCATATGGCAGTCGTCAATTTGCGCAACCAGATGCGCGAAATCCGGCGCTCGATCACTGACGAACTTCGGCGCACGGCCGAGGTCTACAAGAGCGACCTCGAAATCGCCAAGGCGCGCGAAGCATCGAGTCAGAAGAGCCTGAACGATACGATTGCAGTCTCGAACGATACCGGCCAAGCCCAGATCGTCCTGAGGGATCTGGAAAGCAATGCACAGAGCGCCCGCGCCCTGTCAGACAATTTCCTGCAATTGTACATGGTCTCGGTTCAGCAGCAGTCGTTCCCCATCACCGAAGCACGGGTGATCACCCAGGCGGCGACGACTCCTCCCAACAAAACGTCGCCCAAAACAACCCTTATCCTTCTTGCGGCGCTGGTGGGCGGATCGATTCTCGCGGGTATCATCGCCATCCTGTTCGACATGATGGATCGCGTCTTCCGAACCGCTTCTCAGGTCGAGCAACTCGTGCAGACGAACTGTCTCGCTTCGATTCCGATTATCGGCCAAGGTTTGGGCGACGCCAGCGAACCCGCCCAACTCCGCAGGGCAGCCTGGCCGTTCCGCAAACGAACCAAACCGAGATCTTTGCAGGCGCCGCCGAAACCTAACGCATTGGCGCTCGAGCGGGGAGAGCCGGGCTCCAGCCACCCGCAGCCACATCGCGAGCGGCTGCTTTCTGCCGAGGACAGTGTCGGGCGCTACGTAATCAACGCGCCGTTTTCGCGTTTCGCAGAAGGATTCCGGTCGATCAAGCTCGCCAGCGACCTCAGCAACTACGGTTCAGCCTCCAACAAAGTCCTCGGTATTACGTCCGCTCTTCCGGACGAAGGCAAGTCGACCATCAGCGAAGCGCTGGCGCAGACAGTGGCACAAAGCGGCTCCCGCACAATTCTGATCGATGGCGACATTCGCAATCCGCGCCTCACAGCCAGGCTCACGCCGAATGCACAGCTTGGCTTGATCCACGTCATCGCCGGCAAAGCCGACTGGAGAGACGTGGTCTGGACCGATCCGCAAACCAATTTGCATTTTCTTCCCTGTGCGGTGACATCACGCTTCTCGAATTCGAGCGATCTGCTTGCCTCCCAGCAGATGGAAAACCTGTTTCAGCATCTGCGCCAGCACTATGATCGCATCATTCTCGATCTCAGCCCGCTTGCGCCGGTGGTCGACGTTCGAGCCACGAGGGGGCTCGCGGATAGCTACATCCTCGTCATCGAGTGGGCGAAATCGAAGGTCGACGTCGTCGAGCGCGTTCTGGCGGAAACACCGATCGTGCGCGAGCGTATGCTGGGTGCGGTGCTCAACAAGGTGAACGTGGCGGTGATGAGTCGCTATGACACCTACGGCGCGGCCTATTATCGCAACAAGCACTACAAAAGATACGGCTACGTCGATTGA
- a CDS encoding NAD-dependent epimerase/dehydratase family protein codes for MTLEHMSNPSQAIVFGGAGFIGTHLMTRLVASRRYNRIVSVDIGKPRAHVDGIEYIHHDVREPIDPKLGGGMPSDIFNLAAIHVTPGHPEGDYYYTNVLGAVNVCRFAKETGSPNVIFTSSISIYGPTEAPLDDDATPAPVSAYGRSKLSAEAIHRLWQSESPDRRLTIVRPAVIYGYSERGNFTRLSRLLERRAFIYPGRTDTIKSCGYVKDLVSSMLFMASRNDGVSIYNFCYEHRYTIDEICSAFSQTAKYPKPTVIIPIWLMNLAVLPFELLHAVGLKTGINRDRIRKLWFSTNILPKRLVASGFKFDYDLASSLAEWRRESSVKDFD; via the coding sequence TTGACCCTCGAGCACATGTCCAATCCTAGCCAAGCTATCGTATTCGGAGGCGCAGGCTTCATCGGTACACATCTGATGACGCGATTGGTCGCTTCCAGGAGATACAACCGGATCGTATCGGTCGATATCGGCAAGCCGAGGGCTCACGTCGATGGCATCGAATACATCCATCATGACGTTCGCGAGCCAATCGATCCCAAGCTCGGCGGCGGAATGCCCTCGGACATCTTCAACCTGGCGGCGATCCACGTCACTCCGGGTCATCCTGAGGGAGATTACTATTATACAAACGTGTTGGGCGCGGTGAACGTCTGCCGATTTGCGAAGGAGACCGGCAGCCCGAATGTCATCTTCACCAGCTCGATATCGATCTACGGCCCGACCGAAGCCCCGCTTGACGATGATGCGACGCCGGCGCCGGTCAGCGCCTACGGACGTTCCAAACTTTCCGCCGAAGCAATTCATCGTCTGTGGCAGTCCGAGAGCCCGGACCGGCGGCTCACTATCGTTCGCCCCGCCGTCATTTATGGCTACTCTGAGCGCGGCAATTTCACTCGATTGTCGCGGCTTCTCGAAAGACGCGCTTTCATTTATCCGGGCCGAACCGACACGATCAAGTCATGCGGCTACGTGAAGGATCTGGTCTCATCGATGCTCTTCATGGCGTCCCGCAACGACGGCGTGTCGATCTATAACTTCTGCTACGAGCACCGCTACACGATTGACGAGATTTGCTCAGCCTTCTCGCAAACTGCCAAATACCCCAAACCAACGGTGATCATCCCGATATGGCTGATGAATCTGGCCGTGCTTCCATTCGAGCTGCTTCACGCTGTCGGACTCAAGACCGGCATCAACCGCGACAGAATCCGGAAGTTGTGGTTTTCCACGAACATTTTGCCAAAGCGTCTGGTCGCAAGTGGATTCAAGTTCGATTACGATCTGGCAAGCTCGCTTGCCGAGTGGCGTCGCGAGTCCTCCGTCAAGGATTTTGATTGA
- a CDS encoding glycosyltransferase family A protein produces MLKAITSEAALRKAEQVPSLSVIIPNHNYAAYVGSAIRSALDIRWHGIEVIVVDDGSTDNSLEVINEFADEITIISQANAGQMASCVNGFRKSSGDVIIFLDSDDALHSDVMTEIASVWSNAASKYQFQMRVIDAKGLPTGNVLPQYFSRPASEDIRRWMTTTGAYPTPPGSGNAYPRWFVEHVFGFESDFVDRAPDSYLLAAAPACGDVVTITKPLADYRVHGLNHGAFLQLDDTRFAREVDLAQRRHKFFAEIASTENLPVMPNALNRNVLFLCLRTASFKLRPDLHPMAKDSSLRIAVDALRAVASRQGFSISQRLSLLGWILCVLICPRYLRRPLVGLRYVPAQRPKWLRALLGLFRVIR; encoded by the coding sequence ATGCTGAAAGCGATAACCAGCGAGGCTGCATTGCGGAAGGCCGAACAGGTACCCAGCCTTTCGGTGATCATTCCGAACCACAATTACGCCGCGTACGTGGGATCGGCGATCAGAAGCGCGCTGGACATACGATGGCACGGGATCGAAGTTATCGTTGTCGATGATGGGTCGACGGACAATTCGCTCGAGGTCATCAACGAATTTGCGGATGAGATCACGATCATCAGTCAGGCCAACGCCGGGCAGATGGCATCCTGCGTGAATGGCTTTCGCAAGTCCTCCGGCGACGTCATCATATTTCTCGATTCGGATGATGCCCTGCATTCCGACGTGATGACGGAGATTGCATCCGTTTGGTCGAATGCGGCGAGCAAATACCAATTTCAGATGCGGGTGATCGATGCGAAAGGACTGCCGACCGGAAATGTCCTGCCGCAGTACTTCTCCCGTCCGGCCTCTGAGGACATCCGCAGGTGGATGACAACGACCGGCGCCTATCCGACGCCGCCGGGGTCAGGAAATGCCTATCCGAGATGGTTTGTCGAGCACGTTTTCGGCTTTGAATCCGACTTTGTGGACCGCGCGCCGGACAGTTATCTTCTGGCAGCCGCTCCTGCATGTGGCGACGTCGTGACCATCACCAAGCCCCTGGCAGATTATCGCGTGCATGGCCTCAATCACGGGGCGTTCCTTCAACTTGACGATACCCGCTTCGCGAGAGAGGTCGATCTTGCGCAGCGGCGCCATAAATTCTTTGCTGAGATCGCGAGCACCGAAAATCTGCCGGTGATGCCCAATGCGCTCAATCGAAATGTCCTATTTCTTTGTTTGCGGACGGCGTCGTTCAAGCTGCGGCCGGATCTTCATCCAATGGCCAAGGACAGCTCATTGCGCATTGCGGTCGACGCGCTTCGGGCCGTTGCATCTCGGCAAGGCTTCTCAATATCTCAGCGCCTATCTCTGCTGGGCTGGATCTTGTGTGTGCTGATTTGTCCGCGGTACCTTCGACGTCCTCTGGTGGGTTTGCGATACGTGCCTGCCCAGCGGCCGAAATGGTTGCGTGCTTTGCTCGGTCTATTCCGCGTCATTCGATAA
- a CDS encoding acyltransferase codes for MEHDTRARFNPYVHGARGLFCLMVFVYHVVHSGLPTFDVLAGGPLGEALQTGKFGVEFFFGISGIVILPSLYRAPSVVAFILDRYARILPVLWVTVIAVAMFGWLSGKGPGLLLVGANLLAPPPFIDIIQINPAAWSLGYEFLFYGVCSIVFFTGGFSRPLALALAAGSLIFLVFYPRALLMIGGVLIAEKYLSATLLQSLAKYPVVFFVLFLTTWRGLELAGAVDYVGFVTPAYLSFNDWIFAVPVVALGGVFGTIFLLGVSRGNGLLGKMLGWPVMQWLGTISFSFYLWPPLVMAGVKLIMYRTGLVDALGHGSQLFFFLVSLPPSLIVAMISHRLLEVKVTGQIRKRIDTILEAKPVVHPIIKDSAALEKGT; via the coding sequence ATGGAACACGACACGAGAGCCAGATTTAACCCTTACGTTCATGGTGCCAGGGGTTTGTTTTGCCTCATGGTATTCGTCTATCACGTCGTCCATTCCGGACTCCCCACGTTTGATGTACTTGCCGGCGGGCCGTTGGGAGAAGCGCTACAGACCGGAAAATTCGGCGTCGAATTTTTCTTCGGCATCAGCGGAATCGTAATTCTGCCAAGCCTGTATCGGGCGCCCTCCGTCGTCGCCTTTATTCTTGATCGCTATGCGAGGATTCTTCCGGTTCTTTGGGTAACGGTCATCGCAGTTGCGATGTTCGGCTGGCTGTCGGGTAAAGGCCCAGGTCTGTTGCTGGTCGGCGCAAATCTGTTGGCGCCGCCGCCCTTTATCGACATCATCCAGATCAATCCTGCCGCATGGTCGCTCGGATACGAATTCCTGTTCTACGGTGTATGTAGCATTGTCTTCTTCACCGGCGGCTTCAGTCGGCCGCTGGCGCTGGCGTTGGCCGCCGGTTCGCTGATCTTTCTGGTGTTTTACCCCCGGGCGCTGCTGATGATCGGTGGCGTGCTCATTGCGGAAAAGTATCTATCGGCGACATTGTTGCAATCCCTGGCGAAGTACCCGGTGGTCTTCTTCGTGCTGTTCCTGACGACTTGGAGGGGCCTCGAGCTTGCTGGCGCCGTGGATTATGTGGGCTTTGTCACCCCTGCGTATCTGTCATTCAATGACTGGATCTTTGCTGTTCCGGTTGTCGCACTTGGTGGCGTCTTCGGGACGATTTTCCTGCTGGGTGTATCTCGCGGAAACGGTCTGCTCGGTAAGATGCTCGGTTGGCCGGTCATGCAGTGGCTGGGTACGATCAGCTTCAGTTTTTACCTCTGGCCGCCGCTCGTCATGGCCGGGGTCAAGCTGATCATGTATCGAACCGGTCTGGTCGATGCATTGGGGCACGGATCGCAACTGTTTTTCTTCCTGGTTTCGCTTCCGCCGTCGCTGATTGTTGCAATGATCAGCCATCGTCTCCTTGAAGTGAAGGTGACGGGACAGATTCGAAAACGTATTGATACGATCTTGGAAGCGAAGCCGGTAGTCCACCCGATCATCAAGGACTCGGCAGCGCTCGAGAAGGGAACCTGA
- a CDS encoding glycoside hydrolase family 16 protein, which yields MIAIARRQVLYVASIVFALGSATPGWCAGWELVFSDEFNGDKLDRTKWATRYIYNNETMNHFNDEKQRYRDNHVLSGGVLSLTAKRNGEADTFDSAMIRSHQTFYYGYYEARVFLPNARGSWPAFWLEADYDIDGKFWHPPEIDIFEYVLNGVEDKPNMLHSNAMSKDKWTPQSYTYLDSSFVLRFQDMVSKEDLNKDWHIAGFVWAPDRISFFWDGRLIYTRMYQWLRNDGQLGPPAHIDLNFAVGGAAWAGRHGIDDAAFPQTFKIDYVRVCQFTSSERGGRKCGPSEVTPDPKDFGYTAAINDMPKPTFLNVTKVVADKKPDAGVLLLNTTDPLKISVPIKIPDDYPTDRTLHVYVFNETTGAIVASAEKPLQQASRKEGEDGVSVIEVALPAVPREGNYLLGSKLTAKVAGEVGPKQVPVACDTTVVQPKKARSCHLLSLHVRR from the coding sequence ATGATCGCAATTGCGCGCAGGCAAGTTCTTTATGTCGCTTCGATAGTCTTTGCACTCGGATCGGCAACGCCGGGTTGGTGCGCTGGTTGGGAGCTTGTATTCTCGGATGAATTCAACGGCGACAAGCTTGATCGAACCAAATGGGCGACCCGATACATTTACAACAACGAGACGATGAATCACTTCAACGACGAAAAGCAGCGCTATCGCGACAATCACGTGTTGTCTGGAGGCGTGCTGAGCCTGACTGCAAAAAGGAATGGGGAGGCGGATACGTTCGATTCTGCGATGATCCGAAGCCACCAGACGTTCTATTACGGCTATTATGAAGCACGGGTTTTTCTTCCGAATGCGCGGGGATCGTGGCCGGCATTCTGGCTCGAAGCCGATTACGACATCGATGGAAAGTTCTGGCATCCGCCGGAGATCGATATTTTCGAGTACGTCCTCAACGGCGTGGAAGACAAGCCGAACATGCTGCACTCGAATGCCATGAGCAAGGACAAGTGGACGCCGCAATCCTACACGTATCTGGACAGCTCGTTCGTGCTCAGGTTCCAGGACATGGTCAGCAAGGAAGACCTGAACAAGGATTGGCATATTGCCGGCTTCGTTTGGGCACCTGACCGCATTTCGTTCTTCTGGGACGGACGCCTCATCTACACGCGCATGTACCAATGGCTCAGGAATGACGGTCAACTGGGGCCGCCGGCGCACATCGATCTCAATTTCGCGGTCGGAGGAGCCGCGTGGGCGGGCCGCCACGGGATCGATGACGCGGCTTTCCCGCAGACGTTCAAGATCGACTACGTTCGGGTCTGCCAGTTCACGTCCTCTGAGCGCGGAGGCCGGAAATGCGGTCCGAGCGAGGTGACACCGGATCCGAAGGACTTTGGATACACGGCAGCAATCAACGATATGCCGAAGCCGACATTCCTCAACGTGACGAAGGTGGTAGCGGACAAGAAGCCGGATGCAGGGGTATTATTGCTGAATACAACCGATCCGCTCAAGATTAGCGTCCCGATCAAAATTCCGGACGACTATCCGACAGATCGAACGCTTCACGTGTACGTCTTTAACGAAACGACCGGCGCCATTGTCGCATCGGCGGAGAAGCCGCTGCAACAGGCCTCTCGCAAGGAGGGCGAGGATGGTGTCAGCGTGATCGAAGTTGCGCTGCCGGCCGTGCCGCGTGAAGGAAACTATCTGTTAGGCAGCAAGCTGACGGCTAAGGTCGCAGGCGAAGTCGGCCCCAAACAAGTTCCTGTTGCTTGCGACACTACGGTGGTCCAACCCAAAAAAGCCCGATCCTGCCATCTATTGTCGCTGCATGTGCGTCGCTGA